Proteins encoded in a region of the Synechococcus sp. UW179A genome:
- the pyrH gene encoding UMP kinase, with protein MAYARALLKLSGEALMGDQGYGIDPAIVQSIAEDVAKVIEGGTQLAIVVGGGNIFRGLKGSAAGMDRATADYVGMLATVMNAITLQDGLERAGIPTRVQTAIGMQEVAEPYIRRKAIRHLEKGRVVVFGAGCGNPFFTTDTTAALRAAEINADVVFKATKVDGVYDKDPAVHADAVKQEHLTYQQVLSGELAVMDSTAIALCKDNNIPIVVFNLFEPGNIGKAVAGEPIGSRINN; from the coding sequence ATGGCCTACGCGCGTGCACTGCTGAAGCTCAGCGGAGAAGCGCTGATGGGAGATCAGGGCTATGGAATCGATCCCGCCATCGTGCAGTCCATCGCTGAAGACGTTGCCAAGGTGATTGAGGGGGGCACACAGCTGGCGATTGTTGTGGGCGGCGGGAACATCTTTCGTGGCCTAAAGGGATCGGCAGCTGGAATGGATCGGGCCACAGCCGACTACGTGGGAATGCTGGCCACTGTGATGAATGCGATCACACTTCAGGACGGACTGGAGCGCGCAGGTATACCAACTCGAGTCCAAACCGCCATTGGCATGCAGGAAGTCGCAGAGCCCTACATTCGCCGCAAAGCCATTCGCCATCTGGAGAAAGGCCGTGTGGTGGTGTTCGGCGCCGGTTGTGGCAACCCCTTCTTCACCACCGACACCACAGCAGCCTTGCGGGCAGCCGAGATCAATGCGGATGTGGTGTTCAAAGCCACCAAGGTGGATGGGGTCTACGACAAGGATCCTGCAGTGCATGCCGATGCCGTGAAGCAGGAACACCTCACTTATCAACAGGTTCTGAGCGGTGAACTGGCCGTGATGGACAGCACTGCCATCGCACTTTGCAAAGACAACAACATCCCGATTGTTGTTTTCAATTTGTTTGAACCTGGCAACATCGGCAAAGCCGTGGCTGGAGAGCCGATCGGTTCCCGGATCAACAACTGA
- a CDS encoding NAD(P)/FAD-dependent oxidoreductase, with protein sequence MIETDVAVIGAGAAGTSAAFHLAQAGHSVTILEAQTGAQIKPCGGGMASSVQRWFPFDLSPAVDDVIRQVDFSWCLEDPVIAELPGEAPFWIVRREHLDSLLLEKAVSAGATVQRPCRVKALERKGECWTLTGERGEPVQARAVVIADGSGSPWPQQVGIGPSSLHMASTLSVRLEGLGTLAPGTARFEFGLVHHGFAWAFPLADGINVGVGTFIGRDVTDSETILNALLPDLGFAANAGLRQEANLRVWNGHSALHAHGVVAVGDAASLCDPFLAEGLRPALMSGCEAAKHLDRWLNGEEQSLQGYSRAMRQRWGDSMAWGRRIAQVFYRFPGVGYQLGVKRPTAPRRIAQILSGEMGYGDIAQRVIRRLLLQRS encoded by the coding sequence GTGATTGAAACCGACGTTGCCGTGATCGGTGCCGGAGCTGCCGGCACTTCAGCTGCTTTCCACCTGGCTCAAGCAGGGCATTCAGTCACCATTCTCGAGGCGCAAACCGGGGCTCAAATCAAGCCCTGCGGTGGAGGTATGGCCTCCTCAGTACAGCGCTGGTTCCCTTTCGACCTAAGCCCAGCGGTTGATGATGTGATCCGCCAGGTCGACTTCAGCTGGTGCCTGGAGGATCCGGTTATCGCGGAACTTCCCGGTGAAGCGCCGTTCTGGATTGTGAGACGTGAGCATCTGGATTCCTTATTGCTTGAGAAGGCAGTGAGTGCTGGTGCCACCGTTCAGCGACCATGTCGTGTGAAGGCCCTCGAACGTAAAGGCGAGTGCTGGACACTCACAGGGGAGCGGGGAGAGCCTGTTCAGGCCAGAGCAGTCGTGATCGCTGATGGCTCAGGGTCCCCCTGGCCGCAACAGGTCGGCATCGGCCCGAGCTCCCTGCATATGGCGAGCACGCTGTCGGTTCGCCTGGAAGGTCTCGGAACACTCGCTCCTGGAACGGCACGCTTCGAATTCGGCCTGGTACACCACGGTTTTGCATGGGCTTTCCCGCTAGCAGACGGGATCAATGTTGGAGTTGGCACCTTCATCGGTCGTGACGTCACCGATTCGGAGACGATCCTGAATGCACTACTGCCTGATCTCGGCTTTGCTGCCAATGCAGGTCTTCGGCAGGAGGCCAACCTGAGGGTCTGGAATGGGCACAGCGCGCTTCATGCCCACGGGGTGGTGGCAGTGGGCGATGCCGCATCGCTCTGCGATCCCTTCCTTGCGGAAGGATTACGTCCAGCTCTAATGAGCGGTTGTGAAGCAGCGAAGCACCTGGACCGCTGGCTCAACGGCGAAGAGCAATCCCTACAGGGCTATTCCAGGGCGATGCGACAGCGCTGGGGAGACTCCATGGCCTGGGGTCGTCGGATCGCACAGGTGTTTTACCGCTTCCCCGGTGTGGGCTATCAGCTGGGGGTGAAACGTCCGACGGCTCCCAGACGAATCGCCCAGATCCTCTCCGGAGAGATGGGATACGGCGATATCGCCCAGCGAGTCATTCGCCGGCTATTGCTGCAGCGCAGCTAG
- a CDS encoding site-specific integrase — translation MTRSEPLEVIRRNSNAALASIGIGLRIECRGRRLNLRGLLPGRTKPGQRSVQRLSLGLENDRDGLREAEQIARVIDAQLKRDQFRWEQWIKAPAQASSTSGSSGRAHALLEQQLMSFEQAFFADPRRRRSPSGSRTTWTGAYNPYLRRLRTLAGKDKGPIAAELLLQTLHSYPDGSRSRQQCSTALGGLARHLELELPDHWRAEAAGYGLHRARFRQLPSDQQILEGILQIPNPRWRLAYGLMATYGLRNHEVFFSDLSALCAEGDRVIRVLPTTKTGEHQVWPFNPEWVERFDLLKLGREPQALPVISTDLRRTTLQQVGRRVTEQFRRYDLPLTPYDLRHAWAVRTIHIGLPDTVSARMMGHSVAIHTRTYHHWITRRDQQQAVDAALARQQAS, via the coding sequence ATGACTCGCAGCGAGCCGCTCGAAGTGATCAGGCGAAATTCGAATGCAGCCTTGGCCTCGATCGGCATCGGCCTGCGTATCGAATGTCGCGGTCGCCGGTTAAACCTGCGTGGGCTGTTGCCTGGGCGTACAAAGCCAGGCCAGCGATCGGTGCAACGCCTGAGCCTCGGCCTTGAGAATGACAGGGATGGCCTGCGCGAAGCCGAGCAGATCGCACGGGTCATTGATGCCCAGCTCAAGCGCGACCAGTTTCGATGGGAGCAATGGATCAAGGCGCCCGCGCAGGCGTCGTCCACATCCGGCTCATCAGGTCGAGCCCATGCCCTGCTTGAGCAGCAACTCATGAGCTTCGAGCAAGCCTTTTTTGCCGATCCACGTCGCCGCCGCTCCCCTTCCGGCAGTCGAACCACATGGACAGGTGCTTACAACCCCTATCTGCGTCGACTGCGCACACTTGCTGGCAAAGACAAGGGCCCAATCGCTGCAGAGCTGCTGCTTCAGACCCTGCATAGCTACCCCGATGGAAGCCGCAGTCGCCAGCAATGCAGCACAGCCCTAGGTGGCCTGGCCAGGCATCTGGAACTGGAACTGCCCGATCACTGGCGAGCAGAGGCAGCAGGCTATGGCCTGCATCGAGCCCGGTTCCGCCAACTCCCCAGCGATCAACAAATTCTCGAGGGCATCCTGCAGATTCCCAATCCACGCTGGCGACTGGCCTATGGCCTGATGGCCACGTATGGCCTTCGCAACCATGAGGTGTTCTTCAGCGACCTGTCAGCTCTGTGCGCCGAAGGAGATCGTGTGATCAGGGTTCTGCCCACCACCAAAACAGGTGAACATCAGGTGTGGCCTTTCAACCCTGAATGGGTCGAGCGTTTTGACCTGTTGAAACTTGGACGAGAGCCGCAGGCTCTGCCGGTGATCAGCACCGATCTGAGGAGAACGACCCTGCAGCAGGTGGGACGACGGGTCACCGAGCAGTTTCGCCGCTACGACCTTCCGCTCACCCCTTATGACCTTCGCCATGCCTGGGCGGTAAGAACCATCCATATCGGTCTGCCTGACACGGTTTCTGCCAGGATGATGGGCCACTCCGTGGCGATTCACACTCGCACCTATCACCACTGGATCACCCGACGCGATCAGCAACAAGCTGTTGATGCGGCCTTAGCCCGACAACAGGCGTCATGA
- a CDS encoding GIVxVP protein, whose product MARNRIASGIVMVPCVLLGSAFLSTAIWGDAASDNRFLAIGIGSLLLIAGLLSLAIPGGSPEAELKDDKTEQSP is encoded by the coding sequence ATGGCACGCAATCGCATTGCCTCAGGGATTGTGATGGTGCCCTGTGTGCTTCTGGGTTCAGCTTTTCTGAGTACGGCCATCTGGGGTGACGCCGCGTCTGACAATCGCTTTCTTGCCATCGGAATCGGCAGTCTGCTGCTGATCGCCGGACTGCTTTCACTGGCGATCCCCGGGGGGAGTCCCGAAGCTGAGCTTAAGGATGACAAAACGGAACAGTCTCCCTAG
- the frr gene encoding ribosome recycling factor yields MSKQDLEANMQKSVESTQRMFNTIRTGRANSALLDRISVEYYGADTPLKSLATLTTPDSQTIQIQPFDISSLAGIEKAIAMSELGFTPNNDGKIIRINVPPLTEERRKEFCKLASKYAEEGKVALRNIRRDAIDKIKKQEKEGEFSEDQSHDEQESIQKTLEKFIAQLEKHLADKEADILKV; encoded by the coding sequence ATGTCGAAGCAAGACCTCGAAGCAAACATGCAGAAGTCGGTGGAATCCACCCAGCGCATGTTCAACACCATCCGAACAGGGCGGGCCAACTCGGCTCTGCTCGATCGCATCTCCGTGGAGTACTACGGCGCCGACACGCCACTGAAATCGTTAGCCACGCTGACAACACCTGACTCACAGACCATCCAAATCCAGCCCTTCGACATCAGCTCACTGGCGGGGATCGAGAAGGCAATTGCCATGAGTGAACTGGGCTTTACCCCCAACAACGACGGCAAGATCATCCGCATCAATGTGCCTCCCCTCACTGAGGAACGTCGCAAGGAATTCTGCAAGCTCGCCTCCAAATACGCCGAAGAAGGGAAGGTGGCCCTGCGCAACATCCGCCGCGACGCCATCGACAAGATCAAGAAACAGGAAAAGGAAGGTGAGTTTTCAGAAGACCAGAGCCATGACGAACAGGAGAGCATCCAGAAAACCCTCGAGAAGTTCATCGCACAATTGGAGAAGCACTTGGCCGACAAGGAGGCCGACATCCTCAAGGTGTGA
- a CDS encoding nuclease: MLLFVLPSQAFAAEVLQVRSATLLQIGDRNRNYSVQLACVQVEPEDEQRAQDWMRRELPRRRRVNLRPEGSADGVLLARVTPIGDDLDLGAALVNEGLAQVTCPGA; encoded by the coding sequence ATGCTGTTGTTTGTGCTGCCTTCTCAGGCTTTTGCCGCAGAGGTTCTGCAGGTGCGTTCGGCGACGCTGCTTCAGATTGGTGACCGCAATCGTAATTACAGTGTGCAGCTGGCTTGTGTTCAGGTTGAGCCTGAAGATGAGCAGCGAGCGCAGGATTGGATGCGTCGTGAACTTCCCCGCCGACGAAGGGTGAATCTGCGGCCAGAGGGCAGTGCAGATGGTGTTCTGCTGGCAAGGGTCACTCCGATCGGAGATGATCTCGATCTCGGTGCAGCTCTGGTGAATGAAGGCCTGGCCCAGGTCACATGCCCAGGAGCTTGA
- the hemH gene encoding ferrochelatase encodes MARVGVVLLNLGGPERIQDVGPFLFNLFADPEIIRLPIPALQKPLAWLISTLRSGKSQSAYRSIGGGSPLRRITEQQARELQSLLRQRGIEATSYVAMRYWHPFTESAVADIKADGMDQVVVLPLYPHFSISTSGSSFRELQRLRQGDGVFEKLPIRCIRSWFDHPGYVTAMAELIAEEIRNSDDPLQAHVFFSAHGVPKSYVEEAGDPYQQEIEACTALIMKKLQELMGHDNPHTLAYQSRVGPVEWLKPYTEEALEELGKAKINDLVVVPISFVSEHIETLEEIDIEYRELATESGVVNFRRVRALDTYPPFIEGLADLVVTSLEGPEVSLDAAAELPTKVKLYPQEKWEWGWNNSSEVWNGRLAMLGFSAFLLEIISGQGPLHALGLL; translated from the coding sequence ATGGCTCGGGTCGGTGTCGTACTGCTCAATCTGGGTGGCCCTGAGCGAATTCAGGACGTAGGTCCCTTCCTTTTCAATCTCTTTGCCGACCCAGAGATCATTCGGCTGCCAATTCCCGCTCTGCAGAAGCCTTTGGCCTGGTTGATCAGCACCCTGCGCAGCGGCAAATCACAGAGCGCCTACCGCTCCATCGGTGGCGGCTCTCCATTGCGTCGGATTACTGAGCAGCAGGCCAGGGAGCTGCAGAGCCTGCTTCGGCAACGGGGTATCGAGGCCACAAGCTACGTGGCCATGCGCTACTGGCATCCCTTCACGGAATCCGCCGTTGCAGACATCAAGGCTGACGGAATGGATCAGGTGGTTGTGCTGCCGCTCTACCCGCACTTCTCCATTAGCACCAGTGGTTCGAGTTTCCGTGAGCTCCAGCGGCTGCGTCAGGGAGACGGTGTCTTTGAGAAGCTGCCGATCCGTTGCATCCGTAGCTGGTTTGATCATCCTGGCTATGTCACGGCGATGGCTGAGCTGATCGCTGAGGAAATCCGCAATAGCGATGACCCTCTCCAGGCTCATGTCTTCTTCAGCGCCCATGGTGTGCCGAAGAGTTACGTCGAAGAGGCCGGTGATCCTTATCAACAGGAAATCGAGGCCTGCACTGCCCTGATCATGAAGAAGCTGCAGGAGCTTATGGGCCATGACAACCCCCATACCCTCGCTTATCAAAGCCGTGTGGGTCCGGTCGAATGGCTGAAGCCCTACACCGAAGAGGCCCTTGAAGAGCTGGGTAAAGCCAAGATCAATGATCTTGTGGTGGTGCCGATCAGCTTTGTCAGTGAGCACATCGAAACGCTTGAGGAGATTGACATCGAGTACCGCGAACTTGCGACCGAGTCTGGTGTGGTGAATTTCCGGCGAGTGCGGGCTCTCGATACCTACCCCCCCTTCATCGAAGGACTGGCTGATCTTGTTGTGACCAGTCTTGAAGGGCCTGAAGTCAGCCTTGATGCGGCAGCTGAACTGCCCACCAAGGTGAAGCTTTATCCCCAGGAGAAATGGGAGTGGGGTTGGAACAACAGTTCCGAAGTCTGGAACGGGCGACTGGCCATGCTGGGCTTCTCCGCCTTTCTGCTCGAAATCATCAGTGGCCAGGGCCCACTACATGCACTCGGACTGCTCTGA
- a CDS encoding class I SAM-dependent methyltransferase — MTSFLRPLAYRYRWIYDTVTAISSLSVGGVEQLRSLGLAALQSRIEPGAAVLDLCCGSGEAAAPWLAAGFHVSGLDISPLALALAAQRHPSLKRVEGLAEEPPLQDESFLAVQLSVALHEFPRREREMVLRQSLRLLKPGGWLVIVDLHPAGPWLRLPQQLFCALFETDTATSMLEDDLPSQLQQLGFTAVKQELLAGQALQRITAARPSVDTTSR, encoded by the coding sequence ATGACCTCGTTTCTGCGGCCCCTGGCCTACCGCTACCGCTGGATTTACGACACGGTCACGGCGATCTCATCCCTGAGCGTGGGTGGAGTTGAGCAACTCCGCAGTTTGGGGCTGGCAGCCCTGCAATCCAGGATTGAGCCTGGTGCCGCGGTGCTGGATCTCTGCTGCGGCAGCGGAGAGGCCGCAGCACCCTGGCTGGCCGCAGGCTTCCATGTCTCAGGGCTTGACATCTCACCACTGGCCCTAGCTCTAGCCGCCCAACGACACCCAAGCCTCAAGCGGGTGGAGGGCTTAGCGGAGGAACCACCGCTACAGGACGAAAGCTTCCTTGCCGTCCAGCTGAGCGTGGCGCTGCATGAATTTCCCCGCCGCGAGCGAGAGATGGTGCTGCGCCAGAGCTTGCGCCTGCTGAAACCAGGAGGCTGGCTGGTGATTGTGGACCTGCACCCTGCAGGGCCATGGCTACGACTGCCTCAACAACTGTTCTGCGCCTTGTTTGAAACCGATACGGCCACGTCCATGCTGGAAGATGACCTGCCCTCTCAGCTGCAGCAGCTCGGTTTCACAGCGGTGAAGCAGGAATTACTGGCCGGGCAGGCCCTACAACGGATTACCGCTGCGCGCCCCAGCGTCGACACAACTTCTCGATGA
- the ilvB gene encoding biosynthetic-type acetolactate synthase large subunit: MTLISAPTADTASSSDGIRRMSGAQALMDALRRHGVDTIFGYPGGAILPIYDALHIAESEGWLRHFLVRHEQGGTHAADAYARATGRVGVCFGTSGPGATNLVTGIATAQMDSVPMVVITGQVPRTAIGTDAFQETDIFGITLPIVKHSWVVRNPADLASVVAQAFHIAASGRPGPVLIDIPKDVGQEEFDYIPVEPGSVVPAGFGSTPPPDSQSIEAALDLISEAQRPLLYVGGGAIASSAHDSIGVLAERYQIPVTTTLMGKGAFDENHPLALGMLGMHGTAYANFAVTDCDLLIAVGARFDDRVTGKLDTFAPRARVIHFEIDPAEIGKNRRPDVAVLGDVGTSLAALVDLSLRRSPELQTSVWLKRIRDWKERYPLSIPPQEGPIYPQEVLMAVRDLAPGAIVTTDVGQHQMWAAQYLRNGPRSWISSAGLGTMGFGMPAALGAQVACPDRQVVCIAGDASVLMNIQELGTLAQYRLPVKVVIVNNHWQGMVRQWQESFYEERYSASDMLGGMPDFEALAKAFGVEGMKIVERKDLHNRLAEAFDSPHPTLVDVHVRRGENCYPMVPPGCSNAQMVGLPAHPELAFQDSGSSSFNPGGQ, encoded by the coding sequence GTGACGCTGATCTCCGCTCCCACGGCCGACACAGCGTCCAGCAGTGATGGAATCCGCAGGATGAGCGGAGCCCAGGCCTTGATGGATGCGCTGCGTCGACATGGTGTGGACACGATTTTTGGCTACCCGGGCGGTGCCATTCTTCCGATCTATGACGCCCTGCACATAGCGGAGAGCGAGGGTTGGTTGCGTCACTTTCTCGTGCGTCACGAACAAGGCGGAACCCACGCTGCGGATGCCTATGCGCGTGCGACCGGCCGAGTGGGGGTGTGCTTCGGCACGTCCGGCCCTGGGGCCACCAATCTGGTAACGGGTATTGCAACTGCCCAGATGGATTCAGTGCCGATGGTGGTCATCACTGGCCAGGTGCCGAGGACGGCGATTGGGACCGATGCCTTCCAGGAGACCGACATCTTCGGCATCACCTTGCCGATCGTGAAACATTCATGGGTTGTGCGAAACCCTGCCGATCTTGCTTCAGTGGTCGCGCAGGCTTTTCACATCGCAGCCTCAGGTCGACCGGGGCCCGTGTTGATTGACATCCCCAAGGATGTTGGCCAGGAGGAGTTTGATTACATCCCGGTTGAGCCAGGTTCCGTTGTCCCTGCAGGTTTCGGCTCCACCCCTCCGCCTGATTCCCAGTCGATTGAGGCAGCGCTTGATCTGATTTCCGAAGCCCAACGCCCTCTCCTTTATGTGGGAGGGGGGGCGATCGCCTCATCCGCCCACGACAGTATCGGCGTGCTGGCGGAGCGCTATCAGATCCCTGTCACCACAACGCTGATGGGGAAGGGCGCCTTTGATGAGAACCATCCACTGGCGTTGGGCATGCTGGGCATGCATGGCACGGCTTACGCCAATTTTGCAGTAACAGATTGCGATCTGCTGATTGCAGTCGGGGCTCGATTTGATGATCGCGTGACCGGCAAGCTCGACACCTTTGCCCCGCGTGCCCGGGTGATCCATTTCGAGATCGACCCAGCTGAGATTGGCAAAAACAGGCGCCCTGATGTCGCTGTTCTCGGTGATGTCGGCACCAGTCTTGCCGCACTGGTTGATCTGAGTCTGCGCCGTTCTCCTGAACTGCAGACCAGCGTTTGGTTGAAGAGGATTCGTGACTGGAAAGAGCGTTATCCCCTTTCCATTCCGCCTCAGGAAGGTCCCATTTACCCCCAGGAAGTTCTGATGGCTGTCCGTGACCTGGCCCCTGGAGCCATTGTCACGACGGATGTAGGACAGCATCAGATGTGGGCTGCTCAGTATTTGCGCAATGGTCCACGTAGCTGGATCAGCAGCGCCGGACTGGGGACGATGGGTTTCGGGATGCCAGCCGCCCTGGGTGCCCAGGTCGCCTGTCCTGATCGTCAGGTGGTGTGTATCGCAGGTGACGCCAGTGTGCTGATGAATATCCAGGAGCTGGGCACCCTCGCCCAATACAGGCTCCCCGTGAAGGTGGTGATTGTGAACAATCACTGGCAGGGCATGGTTCGTCAGTGGCAGGAGAGTTTCTACGAAGAGCGTTATTCCGCCTCTGACATGCTGGGCGGCATGCCTGATTTCGAAGCTCTGGCCAAAGCCTTTGGCGTAGAAGGCATGAAGATCGTTGAGCGCAAAGATCTGCACAACCGTTTAGCGGAGGCGTTTGACTCTCCGCATCCAACCTTGGTGGATGTGCATGTTCGCCGTGGTGAGAATTGCTATCCGATGGTTCCTCCCGGTTGCAGCAATGCCCAGATGGTGGGTCTGCCGGCCCATCCAGAGCTGGCTTTCCAGGATTCCGGAAGTTCTTCCTTCAACCCAGGAGGCCAGTGA
- the cobO gene encoding cob(I)yrinic acid a,c-diamide adenosyltransferase, whose product MSNNNLDQTAAELGMGGNLAPEQDDAGYRKRMERRQQVQRQRVEERNKEKGLILVFTGHGKGKTTAGLGLVLRTLGHGERVAVVQFIKGGWEPGEARALKAFGNQICWHALGEGFTWETQDRQRDQQLVTEAWQTALGHLRDDRIKLVLLDELNVAIKLGYIGPETVIAGLKERPELCHVAVTGRGAPSALIEAADLVTEMTLSKHPFREQGVKAQAGIEY is encoded by the coding sequence ATGAGCAACAACAATCTCGATCAGACTGCAGCGGAACTGGGCATGGGAGGCAACCTTGCACCAGAGCAAGACGATGCCGGCTACCGAAAGCGCATGGAACGACGCCAGCAGGTGCAACGCCAGCGCGTCGAAGAACGCAACAAGGAGAAGGGACTAATTCTGGTATTCACCGGACACGGCAAGGGCAAGACCACGGCAGGCCTGGGGCTGGTGCTTCGCACCCTCGGCCACGGTGAACGGGTGGCGGTTGTGCAGTTCATCAAGGGTGGTTGGGAACCGGGTGAAGCCAGAGCGTTAAAAGCCTTCGGCAACCAGATCTGCTGGCATGCACTGGGGGAGGGATTCACGTGGGAAACCCAAGACCGGCAACGTGATCAGCAACTGGTCACGGAGGCCTGGCAAACAGCTCTGGGCCACCTGCGTGACGACCGGATCAAGCTGGTTCTTCTAGATGAACTCAACGTGGCCATAAAACTGGGCTACATCGGCCCCGAAACGGTGATTGCTGGGCTCAAGGAGCGGCCTGAGCTTTGCCACGTAGCGGTCACCGGTCGAGGCGCACCCTCAGCGTTGATTGAAGCGGCCGATTTGGTCACCGAAATGACTTTGAGCAAACACCCATTCAGAGAGCAGGGTGTCAAAGCTCAGGCAGGCATCGAATACTGA